A stretch of DNA from Spirochaetota bacterium:
CCACCTGTTTATTTCTATTTCGCTACATCGGTTAATCTGATAATTGATACTCTCTCTGCGGAAGTGTTGAAGATTAAGCAAGTTAAGATTGGGAACAATCAGGTAATGGTTGAATCTGTTGATTTTAACATTATAAAACCTTCAAACGAGGTTGATGTCAAAACTGTATCTCCTATTACAGTCCATATACCCGAAGAAAATAAGAATAGATACCTCTCACCTTATGATGAGAGATTTTTTGAATTTTTGAAGTCAAATCTTAATAGGAAGTTTATGGCAAACTTTGGATATAGTAGTGATGATGTTTTGATAATACCTCTGTCTAAGAGATGGAAGAAAGTAGTTACATTCTTCAAGAATACTCCTGTTGTTGGTTGGGAGGGTAGGCTACTACTTAAGGGAGAAGAGAAGATGATAGGTTTAGCACTCTCAACAGGGCTAGGTAGCAAAAACTCACAAGGCTTTGGAATGATAATAGAACAAGATAACCAATTTAGGAAATGAATTTGAATGCTTAACAAGTTTTGAATATTGTTCATTATATGAATGATTTTCATTCAGATGGTGAATTAAAATACGAGAAGAGGTTTATTGCGAGGAAGGATTGGGGAAACTTTGAATAGTTTTCTTATTGTTTATTCGTAATATCTTCACCAGAGTGAGTTTGGTTGTTGGGCTTTTAACTTCTTATCCCACATACCTTTTTCTTTTCTTTCTTTGAATGTCATCTCTATGAAATGTTTATTAATTTCTTCCATAACTCTGTTTTTCTCATCTATGTAGTTGTTGAGTCTGCTTATTGAGTAATCTACATACTCTTGTGATATATCTATCCCTATGTATGATTTTGAAAGTATTTTGGATGCTACTAGTGTTGTTCCAGTTCCGCAGAATGGGTCAATTACGATACCGTTTCTGTCCTCTAGGATTGAATATATGATTCTCGCTGGTAACTCTATTGGAAAGACTGCAGGATGTGATTTATGGGAAAATTCTGGTGTGATTTCCCAAACTGATGTGAATTTTGCGTGTTGGGGTTTTAACTCTTTTGGTTTTTGCTTGACGAGCCAGTATATTCTCTCATCAACTTGCCAGAACCTCCAGCCTCTTATGTTTCCTGCTATCCTCCTGTTCCATATAATCTCCTGCCAAACTATCCATTTTGTCTTACTTATCCATTCCATAGGATGTATCATTCTGCCGTCCTCATACCGTATCTTGTGATTGTAGAAGAAGCAACCGTCATCTTTTATTATTCTATATAGTTCATTCAATACTTCAACTTGCCATTCTTGGTATTTTTTTTCGTCCATAGTGTCTTTAGCACCTTTGTACTTAACCTTTTCAACCAGCCACCCTCCATATTTTTCTTTTTTGTTATATGGTGGTGATGTGATACCTAAATCTACTGAGTTAGAAGGAATGCTTCTCAAAACCTCTAATACATCTCCACATATTACTTTATTTAGTAAAT
This window harbors:
- the cas6 gene encoding CRISPR-associated endoribonuclease Cas6, giving the protein PPVYFYFATSVNLIIDTLSAEVLKIKQVKIGNNQVMVESVDFNIIKPSNEVDVKTVSPITVHIPEENKNRYLSPYDERFFEFLKSNLNRKFMANFGYSSDDVLIIPLSKRWKKVVTFFKNTPVVGWEGRLLLKGEEKMIGLALSTGLGSKNSQGFGMIIEQDNQFRK
- a CDS encoding site-specific DNA-methyltransferase; translation: MNRIENLLNKVICGDVLEVLRSIPSNSVDLGITSPPYNKKEKYGGWLVEKVKYKGAKDTMDEKKYQEWQVEVLNELYRIIKDDGCFFYNHKIRYEDGRMIHPMEWISKTKWIVWQEIIWNRRIAGNIRGWRFWQVDERIYWLVKQKPKELKPQHAKFTSVWEITPEFSHKSHPAVFPIELPARIIYSILEDRNGIVIDPFCGTGTTLVASKILSKSYIGIDISQEYVDYSISRLNNYIDEKNRVMEEINKHFIEMTFKERKEKGMWDKKLKAQQPNSLW